From Pelagicoccus albus, the proteins below share one genomic window:
- the cysN gene encoding sulfate adenylyltransferase subunit CysN, translated as MSTEESAPEKGYLDMDLLRFTTAGSVDDGKSTLIGRLMYDSKAIFEDQLESIESTSKQRGDEHVNLALLTDGLRAEREQGITIDVAYRYFATPRRKFIIADTPGHIQYTRNMVTGASTANLAIILVDARKGVIEQTCRHSFIANLLRIQHVVIAVNKMDLVDWSEERFNEIREEFRKFASRLDNIVEVSFIPISALKGDNVVEKSENMDWYKGPTLLYHLETLYVGPDANHVDSRLPVQWVIRPHSDQYHDFRGYAGRVAGGVFKPGDKVVVYPSGFEAQVKAIHTADGELSKAYSPLSVSMTLDREIDISRGDMIAKPNNPPTVGQDIDAMVCWFSDKPLNARGKFLIRHCAKEAKALIREVKYKVDINTLHKIEDDNTLSLNDIGRITLRTAAPLCYDSYKRNRVTGSFVLIDAFTNETVAAGMIR; from the coding sequence ATGAGCACAGAAGAAAGCGCTCCAGAAAAAGGCTACTTAGACATGGACTTGCTCCGTTTCACCACCGCAGGTTCGGTTGATGACGGAAAATCCACCTTGATCGGTCGATTGATGTACGACTCCAAGGCGATCTTTGAGGATCAGCTAGAGTCGATCGAAAGCACCAGTAAGCAGCGTGGAGACGAGCACGTGAATCTTGCTCTCCTGACCGATGGCCTTCGCGCCGAACGCGAACAGGGAATCACGATTGATGTCGCCTATCGTTATTTCGCGACTCCTCGTCGTAAGTTCATCATCGCCGATACGCCGGGACACATTCAATACACCCGCAATATGGTCACAGGCGCTTCGACGGCGAATCTGGCGATCATTTTGGTTGATGCCCGTAAAGGTGTCATCGAACAGACTTGTCGCCACTCCTTTATCGCGAATTTGTTGCGTATCCAACATGTGGTGATCGCTGTCAACAAGATGGATCTTGTCGATTGGTCTGAGGAGCGTTTCAACGAGATCCGGGAAGAGTTCCGTAAATTCGCGTCTCGATTGGATAACATCGTTGAGGTTTCTTTCATCCCGATCAGCGCCCTAAAAGGTGATAATGTGGTCGAGAAATCGGAAAACATGGATTGGTACAAGGGCCCGACATTGTTGTACCATTTGGAAACGCTCTACGTCGGTCCGGATGCTAACCATGTCGATTCCCGTTTGCCGGTACAGTGGGTAATCCGCCCTCACAGTGATCAGTATCACGATTTCCGCGGCTACGCTGGCCGTGTTGCCGGTGGCGTGTTCAAGCCTGGCGACAAGGTCGTTGTCTATCCTTCTGGCTTCGAAGCTCAAGTTAAAGCTATCCACACCGCGGATGGCGAACTGAGCAAGGCTTACTCGCCTTTGAGCGTGAGCATGACGTTGGATCGCGAGATTGACATCAGCCGTGGAGACATGATCGCGAAGCCCAACAACCCCCCGACTGTGGGGCAGGATATTGATGCCATGGTTTGCTGGTTCTCAGATAAGCCGCTAAACGCTCGCGGCAAGTTCTTGATCCGCCATTGCGCCAAAGAGGCCAAAGCTCTCATACGGGAGGTTAAGTACAAGGTCGACATCAATACGCTTCACAAGATCGAGGATGACAACACCCTCAGTTTGAATGACATCGGACGTATCACGCTCCGCACGGCTGCACCTCTGTGTTATGACAGTTACAAACGTAACCGGGTGACCGGATCCTTTGTCCTTATTGACGCATTTACGAATGAAACGGTTGCTGCCGGCATGATTCGCTAG
- the serS gene encoding serine--tRNA ligase codes for MIDPKFLRENPDAVRAGIAKKHIKCDLDAILTLDEKRRSLIAEAETLRAQQKAANNEMSQLAKGSPEFIAKVQEMKAVSADVKAKDAELSAVEEEWGQAVLNIPNLPDASVPEGRDESENVVVREFGEIPEEADFQTAHYDIDWIEQILDLPRGAKVSGAGFPFFVGDGAKLARGLINFFLNEGGKAGFEEIGVPFLVNADSATATGQLPDKEGQMYQTVEDGLYAIPTAEVPLTNFFRDEILEEADLPVYRCGHSACFRREAGSHGKEVRGLNRVHQFDKVELLKWVKPESSMDELETLRGYAESLLEKLGLPFRTLLMCGGDMGFTNCKQYDLEVWAAGQKRWLEVSSCSNFGSYQARRARIRYRNSETGKPEIVHTLNGSGLAVPRVFVAIIENGLQEDGRIRLPDALVPYVGKEYIERK; via the coding sequence ATGATCGATCCGAAATTCCTACGAGAAAACCCAGACGCAGTACGCGCGGGCATCGCCAAAAAACACATCAAATGCGACCTCGACGCGATTCTGACGTTGGACGAAAAGCGTCGCAGCTTGATCGCCGAAGCGGAGACCTTGAGAGCTCAGCAGAAGGCTGCCAACAATGAGATGTCCCAACTCGCCAAAGGAAGTCCGGAATTCATCGCCAAGGTTCAGGAGATGAAAGCGGTTTCGGCCGACGTGAAGGCCAAGGATGCGGAACTTTCGGCAGTGGAAGAAGAGTGGGGACAGGCTGTTTTAAATATCCCAAATCTTCCCGATGCGAGCGTGCCGGAAGGCCGTGACGAGAGCGAGAATGTGGTCGTTCGCGAATTTGGCGAGATTCCAGAGGAGGCCGATTTTCAGACTGCCCACTACGATATCGATTGGATCGAGCAGATCCTCGATCTTCCGCGGGGCGCCAAGGTGAGCGGCGCGGGATTCCCATTCTTTGTGGGAGACGGAGCGAAGCTCGCCCGCGGATTGATCAATTTCTTCCTGAACGAAGGCGGCAAGGCAGGTTTCGAGGAAATCGGGGTTCCTTTCCTGGTCAATGCGGATAGCGCCACTGCGACTGGACAGCTTCCCGACAAGGAAGGACAGATGTATCAAACGGTTGAGGACGGGCTTTACGCAATCCCGACTGCTGAGGTGCCTCTCACGAATTTCTTCCGGGACGAGATTCTGGAGGAGGCGGATTTGCCGGTTTACCGCTGTGGACATTCTGCTTGTTTCCGACGTGAGGCGGGGAGTCATGGCAAGGAAGTACGCGGCCTGAACCGTGTTCACCAATTCGACAAGGTAGAGCTGCTCAAGTGGGTGAAGCCAGAATCCAGCATGGACGAACTGGAAACTCTGAGAGGCTATGCGGAGAGTTTGCTCGAAAAGTTAGGCCTGCCATTCCGCACTCTGTTGATGTGCGGTGGCGATATGGGTTTTACCAACTGCAAGCAGTACGATCTCGAGGTTTGGGCGGCCGGCCAAAAGCGTTGGCTTGAAGTTTCGAGCTGCAGCAACTTCGGCTCCTACCAGGCTCGTCGAGCTCGTATCCGTTATCGCAACTCTGAAACCGGTAAACCTGAGATCGTTCACACTCTTAATGGCTCCGGTCTCGCGGTGCCTCGCGTTTTCGTAGCTATTATCGAAAACGGACTGCAGGAAGACGGCCGTATTCGTTTGCCGGATGCACTTGTCCCCTACGTCGGCAAGGAGTACATCGAACGTAAATAG
- a CDS encoding glycosyltransferase family 9 protein, with product MAKRVKALVLMTSPLDKIVHALRVMESIKRRKPELEITWVARRVYEPLVAAFDFVDHTITFRRSEALIHSVRLLKQIRKVRYDYVMDLEGYARTGAMCFFAKANRKIGLRSAREGATICYRELVGEAEVDGRHLIEQLQAFATVFGLAAEMPVELNLAPTNASSPFSQKASHSPFVCLFPGRFKSARAWPGMIDLACWLVETRPEFQVYLVGVVPFEVKRKLPDRVYDLQGKQDWLEICNLVKEAELVVANDNGPAQLADALGCPNLTLYSYVSPEMRGSYPLDSERCSSLMAPRGDVSQLEEALVHAEVEKLLSL from the coding sequence ATGGCAAAGCGAGTGAAGGCGCTCGTCTTGATGACATCTCCGCTGGACAAGATTGTTCATGCCTTGAGAGTGATGGAATCGATAAAGCGTCGTAAGCCTGAGCTCGAAATCACTTGGGTGGCGCGTCGAGTGTATGAGCCATTGGTGGCGGCTTTCGATTTTGTTGATCACACCATAACCTTTCGACGTAGCGAAGCGCTAATACACTCAGTCAGGCTGCTGAAGCAGATTCGCAAGGTTAGGTACGACTATGTGATGGATCTGGAAGGCTACGCTCGCACCGGCGCCATGTGTTTTTTCGCAAAAGCCAATCGTAAGATCGGGCTGCGTTCAGCCCGTGAAGGGGCGACCATCTGCTACCGTGAGTTGGTGGGCGAAGCCGAAGTGGATGGAAGGCATCTGATCGAGCAATTGCAGGCATTTGCGACCGTTTTCGGATTGGCGGCGGAAATGCCCGTGGAACTGAATCTGGCTCCGACGAATGCGAGCTCTCCCTTTTCTCAAAAGGCTAGTCATTCCCCCTTTGTTTGCTTGTTTCCAGGTCGTTTCAAATCTGCTCGAGCATGGCCCGGTATGATCGATTTGGCGTGCTGGTTGGTGGAGACCCGGCCGGAATTTCAAGTCTATCTCGTGGGAGTGGTGCCATTCGAGGTGAAACGTAAGTTGCCAGATAGGGTTTATGATCTGCAGGGAAAGCAGGATTGGCTTGAGATTTGCAATCTCGTCAAAGAAGCCGAGCTTGTGGTCGCGAACGACAATGGTCCGGCCCAGCTTGCAGATGCCTTGGGCTGCCCTAATTTGACTCTCTACAGCTACGTATCACCGGAAATGCGAGGCTCTTACCCGCTGGATAGCGAGCGATGTTCATCCCTCATGGCCCCACGTGGCGATGTCTCTCAATTGGAAGAAGCGCTCGTGCATGCCGAAGTCGAAAAACTGCTAAGCTTGTGA
- the cysD gene encoding sulfate adenylyltransferase subunit CysD, with protein sequence MQDYSVTHLKQLESEAIYILRETAAQFERPVLLFSGGKDSIVMTHLAMKAFWPAKIPFPLLHVDTGHNFPETITYRDDLVERLGANLVVGSVEQAIAEGRVVEEKGPNASRNMLQIQTLLDALEEGQYDAAMGGARRDEEKARAKERFFSHRDEFGQWDPKNQRPELWNIFNGRMAQGEHFRVFPLSNWTEMDVWQYMKAENIELPSLYYAHDREVVVRNGTILAVSEFVQPRDGEVVETKRIRFRTMGDATITGAVESDADTMDKIIEEVAAARQTERGNRADDKRSESAMEDRKKAGYF encoded by the coding sequence ATGCAAGATTACTCAGTAACGCACTTGAAACAGCTAGAAAGCGAAGCGATCTACATCCTTCGGGAAACGGCTGCTCAGTTTGAGCGTCCTGTCCTTCTGTTCTCGGGAGGAAAGGACTCCATCGTGATGACGCATCTTGCGATGAAGGCATTTTGGCCTGCTAAGATTCCATTCCCATTGTTGCACGTGGACACCGGGCACAATTTCCCTGAGACGATAACGTATCGCGACGATCTCGTGGAACGTCTCGGCGCGAACCTCGTGGTCGGTTCCGTTGAGCAAGCGATTGCGGAGGGCAGAGTCGTAGAGGAGAAAGGTCCCAATGCTTCCCGAAATATGCTGCAGATTCAAACCTTGCTGGATGCCTTAGAAGAAGGTCAGTACGATGCAGCGATGGGGGGTGCGAGACGCGACGAAGAGAAAGCTCGTGCGAAGGAGCGCTTTTTCTCGCATCGCGATGAATTCGGGCAATGGGATCCGAAAAACCAGAGACCAGAGCTTTGGAACATATTCAATGGCCGCATGGCTCAAGGTGAGCATTTTCGTGTGTTCCCACTGAGCAACTGGACGGAAATGGATGTATGGCAGTACATGAAGGCGGAGAATATCGAGCTTCCCAGTTTGTATTACGCCCATGATCGCGAAGTCGTAGTTCGCAACGGGACAATTCTCGCAGTTTCGGAATTTGTTCAGCCTCGCGATGGCGAGGTGGTTGAAACGAAGCGCATCAGATTCCGCACCATGGGTGACGCGACTATTACGGGAGCCGTCGAATCGGATGCCGATACGATGGATAAGATCATCGAGGAAGTGGCGGCTGCCAGACAGACCGAGCGTGGTAATAGAGCGGATGACAAACGGAGCGAAAGCGCCATGGAAGACCGTAAAAAGGCAGGCTATTTTTGA
- a CDS encoding TrmH family RNA methyltransferase: protein MSKPLLHVVLFQPEIPQNTGNIGRTCAITNSRLHLIHPLGFVIKDKHLKRSGMDYWKSLDVHHHENWEAFKASEMGPKRLFLFTTKSSQPYWDVNYEDGDGLLFGNEGHGAPDWLHSEMGEDRRLNIPHHNKSLRSLNLATSAGVAVFEVMRQFRGIG, encoded by the coding sequence GTGAGTAAGCCTCTTCTCCATGTCGTTCTGTTTCAGCCAGAGATTCCTCAAAATACGGGGAACATTGGTCGGACCTGCGCCATTACGAATTCGAGGCTGCACCTCATCCATCCGCTTGGATTTGTCATAAAGGATAAGCACTTGAAGCGTTCCGGCATGGATTACTGGAAGTCCCTCGACGTGCACCACCACGAAAACTGGGAGGCTTTCAAAGCGAGCGAAATGGGGCCTAAGAGACTTTTTCTTTTCACCACCAAGTCCAGCCAACCGTATTGGGATGTGAACTACGAGGACGGGGATGGTCTCCTGTTTGGCAATGAAGGCCACGGAGCACCTGATTGGCTGCACAGCGAAATGGGCGAGGACAGGCGGCTAAACATTCCTCACCACAACAAGTCGTTGCGGTCGCTCAACCTAGCCACTTCCGCAGGCGTGGCAGTGTTTGAGGTCATGCGCCAATTTAGAGGAATCGGCTAA
- a CDS encoding PLP-dependent aminotransferase family protein — MSLHFSALGSRQTESDIARLMTTALANPDLLSLAAGFTDTETLPLAELTEMANLLGEEGDKSVLQYGTNQGHLGLRKLLTERLESQDCSATSYAIENSFISNGSQQALYLAVQTLCDAGDIILVEEPTYFVFLEMLRGLGVEAVSMPMLANGDVDVEGVSGLLDFYAERGELSRVKALYLVSYFANPSGHSVSRSCKESLLNLLNSYEGRIALFEDAAYRELYYDEPCEAESFLKLLGETSSVPVFYTTTLTKPFATGLKVGYGYCNHHEWLGKMLSLKGQQDFGTSNYDQALLFKALDTGLFDRHLAGLRKSYQSKMETLHDALETALIGMQWSWEKPAGGLYLWLTAPDGVRTGFDSEFHRMAVEQGVLYVPGELCHAKKTPLNRVRLSFGVLQPDALKKAAKRFADAVLSVSAPANL; from the coding sequence ATGTCACTTCATTTTTCCGCCCTCGGATCGCGCCAAACCGAGTCCGACATCGCTCGCCTCATGACGACGGCTTTGGCCAATCCCGATTTGTTAAGCCTAGCGGCTGGATTTACGGACACTGAGACGCTTCCCCTCGCTGAGCTAACGGAGATGGCGAATTTGTTGGGTGAGGAAGGCGACAAGAGCGTGCTGCAGTATGGTACCAATCAAGGCCACCTCGGACTCCGAAAATTGTTAACTGAGAGACTTGAATCACAGGACTGTTCGGCAACCTCTTACGCGATCGAGAATTCCTTCATTTCGAATGGCTCGCAACAGGCTCTTTATTTGGCGGTGCAGACACTTTGCGATGCGGGGGATATCATTCTCGTCGAAGAGCCAACCTATTTCGTGTTCTTGGAGATGCTAAGAGGGCTAGGAGTCGAGGCGGTATCGATGCCGATGCTCGCCAATGGCGATGTAGACGTCGAGGGCGTCAGTGGCCTCCTTGATTTTTATGCCGAGCGAGGAGAGCTCTCTCGCGTTAAGGCCCTCTACCTCGTTAGCTATTTTGCTAATCCAAGCGGCCACAGTGTTTCGAGAAGCTGCAAGGAGAGCCTTCTGAACCTTCTGAATAGCTATGAGGGTCGCATCGCTCTTTTTGAGGATGCCGCCTACCGCGAGCTTTATTATGACGAACCGTGCGAGGCGGAGAGTTTTCTTAAATTGCTCGGAGAAACGTCATCTGTCCCTGTTTTCTATACGACGACTTTGACGAAGCCTTTCGCGACCGGATTGAAAGTTGGCTATGGCTATTGTAACCACCACGAGTGGCTGGGGAAAATGCTCAGTCTGAAAGGACAACAGGATTTTGGCACCTCAAACTACGATCAGGCTCTCCTCTTCAAGGCTTTGGATACAGGGCTTTTTGATCGACATCTAGCGGGACTGAGAAAATCGTACCAAAGCAAGATGGAAACCCTTCATGACGCCTTGGAAACAGCCTTGATTGGGATGCAGTGGAGCTGGGAAAAGCCTGCTGGCGGACTCTATCTTTGGCTAACCGCACCGGATGGTGTCAGGACCGGGTTTGATTCCGAGTTTCACCGGATGGCAGTAGAGCAGGGCGTTTTGTACGTGCCTGGTGAGTTGTGCCATGCCAAGAAAACGCCTCTGAATCGGGTGAGACTGAGTTTTGGAGTCTTGCAACCTGACGCTCTTAAGAAGGCTGCGAAGCGTTTTGCCGATGCGGTCTTGTCCGTTTCAGCTCCAGCAAATTTATAA
- the tilS gene encoding tRNA lysidine(34) synthetase TilS, which yields MLRRIDDAETLYLACSGGADSVLALLVVYSRLVELDRLDRLAVLHFNHGLRGAASDGDASFVQSLCSDLDVHCVDGRAEESDTGKITNEESAREARFAFFREATGASEAGPVCIVSGHHADDVVESMLIRLSRGAGLQGLSAPRELSKAGGGLEFVRPLLDFGRAEIHDVLRTVGGLWREDESNQSDANYRARLRKGAIPSWEDAADRPIRRGVGLSRRLLAEDAEALEYCAEQAWSLACQGERRLSRASVSGLPTALQRRLLDRLAGKDFLSAQTMDLALKALEGQEALKIQISAGSLLTLGDDDISVANNCPVENDSNWAPFYLPIGTRAFLPDGSKLSCDKVFAVKELLGSFELGSNQDAEKVYLSSLGNSSERLYVRRKLPGDAFKPRGKSSPKKLKNLFIDRKIAAESRGKLPVFECETGGIVWVPGLPPAAERSLELDTYAALRLTYER from the coding sequence GTGCTCCGTCGTATCGACGACGCGGAGACGCTTTACCTTGCTTGCTCCGGCGGGGCGGACTCCGTGCTGGCGCTCTTAGTCGTTTATTCCCGGCTGGTGGAGCTGGATCGCTTGGATCGGCTCGCTGTTCTGCATTTTAACCACGGGCTCCGTGGGGCGGCTTCCGATGGGGATGCTTCTTTTGTCCAGTCGCTCTGTTCTGACTTAGATGTTCATTGCGTGGATGGCCGTGCGGAGGAATCGGATACAGGCAAGATCACCAATGAAGAGTCCGCGAGGGAAGCTCGCTTTGCTTTTTTCCGCGAAGCGACAGGGGCGAGCGAAGCGGGTCCTGTGTGCATTGTGAGCGGACATCATGCTGACGATGTGGTTGAATCAATGTTGATTCGTTTGTCGCGCGGAGCTGGCCTGCAGGGCTTAAGCGCCCCTCGAGAACTTTCCAAGGCAGGAGGCGGTCTCGAATTTGTTCGTCCGCTGCTGGATTTCGGAAGGGCCGAGATCCATGATGTTTTGCGAACGGTAGGTGGCCTGTGGAGGGAAGACGAAAGTAACCAGTCTGATGCGAATTACCGAGCTCGCTTGAGAAAAGGAGCCATTCCATCTTGGGAAGATGCTGCGGATCGACCGATTCGGCGGGGAGTGGGGCTCAGTCGCCGCTTGTTGGCTGAGGACGCTGAAGCGTTGGAGTATTGTGCCGAGCAGGCTTGGAGTTTGGCTTGCCAAGGTGAAAGGCGTTTATCGAGGGCTAGCGTTTCGGGATTGCCGACGGCGTTGCAACGAAGGCTGCTTGATCGCTTGGCGGGCAAGGATTTTCTGTCGGCCCAGACGATGGACTTGGCGCTTAAAGCGCTCGAGGGGCAAGAAGCGCTAAAAATTCAAATATCTGCAGGAAGCCTGCTAACTCTGGGAGACGACGACATTAGCGTAGCGAATAATTGTCCTGTCGAAAATGATTCTAATTGGGCACCATTCTATCTCCCGATCGGAACGCGGGCCTTTTTGCCAGACGGGTCGAAGCTGAGTTGCGACAAGGTTTTTGCCGTCAAAGAATTGCTGGGTTCGTTCGAGCTAGGGAGTAACCAAGACGCCGAAAAAGTGTACCTGAGCTCGCTAGGGAACTCTTCCGAAAGACTCTATGTCCGTAGGAAATTGCCGGGCGACGCATTCAAGCCGCGCGGGAAGTCGTCGCCCAAGAAACTCAAAAATTTGTTCATTGATCGTAAAATCGCCGCTGAGTCCAGAGGGAAACTGCCCGTGTTCGAATGTGAAACGGGCGGAATAGTCTGGGTTCCTGGCCTGCCGCCTGCTGCGGAACGCTCCCTCGAGCTGGATACCTATGCCGCCTTGCGATTGACTTACGAGCGATGA
- the thrB gene encoding homoserine kinase, translating into MSSLSRVICKVPGSTSNCGSGFDTLGMAVSLYNEICVEKAEAAGDDSFGPDIFAKSEMARETVAAFFEESGIAPFDINIRIRGDVPQARGLGSSVTVRGGILGALAELAEAGWDKEKLVEVITKLEGHPDNASASILGGFTVSRFVNDPAKVEAVTQIEIDDSLRLIVVSPEFEVLTSASRGVLPKSLDFATAVSSINSVSCVVAALASGQYESLADAVHDSMHEPYRLKNIPGGASAIAAGLSAGAYTGWLSGSGSSVLCACSAEFSAQVMQAMRNAFTEAGLESVGRDLSADNTGLQILSCE; encoded by the coding sequence ATGTCATCCCTCTCTCGCGTCATTTGCAAAGTGCCTGGAAGCACCTCGAATTGTGGATCTGGCTTCGATACGCTTGGAATGGCAGTTTCGCTCTACAATGAAATTTGCGTGGAAAAGGCCGAAGCCGCTGGAGACGATTCGTTTGGTCCGGATATTTTTGCCAAGAGCGAAATGGCCCGCGAGACCGTAGCCGCTTTTTTTGAAGAAAGTGGAATCGCCCCGTTCGACATCAATATTCGGATACGCGGCGATGTGCCGCAGGCAAGGGGGCTTGGGTCTAGCGTAACTGTACGCGGAGGTATATTGGGCGCTTTGGCCGAATTGGCGGAAGCGGGTTGGGATAAGGAAAAACTAGTCGAGGTAATTACCAAGCTCGAAGGGCATCCCGACAACGCCAGCGCTTCGATCCTAGGCGGGTTCACGGTATCCAGATTTGTGAACGATCCAGCCAAAGTGGAAGCGGTTACCCAAATCGAAATTGACGATTCCTTGCGACTGATCGTGGTTTCGCCCGAGTTCGAGGTTTTGACCTCCGCTTCCCGCGGCGTACTGCCAAAGTCACTGGACTTCGCAACCGCTGTTTCGAGTATCAATTCGGTTTCATGCGTGGTGGCCGCTCTCGCTTCTGGCCAATACGAATCGCTCGCCGATGCGGTGCACGATAGCATGCACGAACCGTATCGGCTGAAAAATATCCCTGGCGGGGCTAGCGCCATTGCGGCTGGATTATCCGCTGGGGCATACACGGGTTGGCTGAGTGGAAGTGGGTCGAGCGTACTCTGCGCCTGTTCTGCGGAGTTTTCAGCTCAGGTGATGCAAGCCATGCGAAACGCATTTACAGAAGCCGGCTTGGAAAGCGTGGGTCGCGATCTAAGTGCCGACAACACAGGGCTGCAGATTCTTTCCTGTGAGTAA
- the ftsH gene encoding ATP-dependent zinc metalloprotease FtsH has product MPDNKSNNRRGPVKGGPERFQPKVIIFWVVLIALMLIIWQQSNKTSVVDPLSVSEVVELTKDGRVRGGKISPMQNGGSDWYEIGGTIAVSVTNENGEEVLANKAFAAKGRLSEANYDILQSSGVFTETSPNNFVPQLLAGIIPFLLVIGLLYFLFVRQLRMAGKGALNFGKSKAKLLTRDKDKVTFANVAGCDEAKEEVSEVIDFLKDPKKFQRMGGKIPKGILMVGPPGTGKTLLAKAVAGEADVPFFSISGSDFVEMFVGVGASRVRDMFEQGRKSAPCLIFVDEIDAVGRQRGAGLGGGNDEREQTLNSLLVEMDGFDTTEGVIIIAATNRADVLDKALLRPGRFDRQVVVDLPDLRGREEILKVHAKKIRLSNEVNLSSIARVTPGFAGADLANLLNEGALTAARKGKDQVENIDMDEARDKISYGRERRRVVDEEDLKSTAYHEAGHALVRAVLKDKDVRLHKVTILPRGRAMGMAMFAPTKDVLGSSRNQMLDMIAVGLAGRIAEEIVTGDYSTGAQSDISQSTKIARDMVCRYGMSSLGPIAFGDNQDQVFLGRDINRTQDHSERTAEKIDEAVSELIHEQFERAKTVIEERKEELIVLAEALLKYETIEGKHVDEILTYGEIRSEVVSSKTELDERLEQEKAKLEQKKTAAKAKEDTPPPAVDGAPSIA; this is encoded by the coding sequence ATGCCTGATAATAAAAGTAATAACCGACGCGGTCCCGTCAAAGGCGGGCCTGAGCGTTTTCAACCCAAGGTAATCATTTTCTGGGTGGTTCTAATCGCCCTGATGCTGATCATCTGGCAGCAGTCTAACAAAACCTCCGTCGTAGATCCGCTTAGCGTGAGCGAAGTGGTCGAGCTGACGAAGGACGGTCGCGTAAGGGGAGGCAAGATTTCCCCCATGCAGAACGGAGGTTCCGATTGGTATGAGATAGGTGGGACCATCGCCGTATCTGTAACCAATGAGAATGGCGAAGAGGTCTTGGCCAACAAGGCTTTTGCGGCCAAGGGGCGCTTGTCAGAAGCGAATTACGACATACTGCAGTCCAGTGGCGTTTTTACTGAGACTAGCCCGAACAATTTCGTACCACAGCTTTTGGCTGGTATCATCCCGTTCCTGTTGGTGATCGGTCTCTTGTATTTCCTCTTCGTGCGTCAGCTCAGAATGGCTGGCAAGGGAGCTCTCAATTTTGGCAAAAGCAAGGCGAAGCTGCTTACTCGCGATAAGGACAAGGTCACTTTCGCCAACGTGGCTGGTTGCGACGAGGCGAAGGAAGAGGTAAGTGAAGTTATCGACTTCCTCAAAGACCCAAAGAAGTTCCAGCGTATGGGAGGTAAGATTCCGAAGGGCATCCTCATGGTAGGCCCTCCAGGTACAGGTAAGACGCTTCTTGCCAAGGCAGTCGCGGGCGAGGCGGATGTTCCCTTCTTTTCGATCAGCGGTTCTGACTTCGTGGAAATGTTTGTTGGTGTCGGCGCCAGCCGTGTTCGCGACATGTTCGAGCAAGGCCGCAAGAGCGCTCCTTGTCTAATATTCGTGGACGAAATCGACGCTGTCGGGCGCCAACGTGGAGCGGGGCTCGGCGGTGGAAATGACGAGCGTGAACAGACTTTGAACTCCCTCTTGGTCGAGATGGACGGTTTCGACACTACCGAGGGGGTTATCATCATCGCGGCGACCAACCGTGCCGACGTTTTGGACAAGGCGCTTCTTCGCCCAGGCCGTTTCGATCGTCAGGTCGTTGTCGATCTTCCTGACCTTCGTGGCCGTGAGGAAATTCTCAAGGTTCACGCCAAGAAGATCCGCTTGAGCAATGAGGTTAACCTTTCTTCGATCGCTCGTGTGACTCCAGGGTTTGCGGGTGCGGATTTGGCGAATTTGCTCAACGAAGGCGCTTTGACTGCGGCTCGTAAGGGTAAAGATCAAGTCGAGAATATCGACATGGACGAAGCCCGCGACAAGATCTCATACGGACGTGAGCGACGCAGGGTAGTAGACGAGGAGGATTTGAAATCCACGGCTTACCACGAAGCGGGACACGCCTTGGTCCGCGCGGTTCTCAAGGACAAAGACGTTCGCTTGCACAAGGTTACCATCCTTCCGCGTGGACGAGCCATGGGTATGGCCATGTTTGCTCCGACGAAGGACGTGCTTGGCTCTTCCAGAAACCAGATGCTCGACATGATCGCAGTTGGTTTGGCAGGACGAATTGCTGAAGAAATAGTGACGGGCGACTACAGCACTGGAGCTCAGAGCGATATTTCACAGTCCACCAAAATCGCGAGAGACATGGTCTGCCGCTATGGTATGAGCAGTTTGGGTCCGATCGCTTTTGGCGATAACCAGGATCAAGTATTCCTCGGACGCGACATCAACCGTACTCAGGATCACAGTGAACGGACTGCTGAAAAGATCGACGAAGCAGTAAGCGAACTGATCCACGAGCAATTCGAGCGAGCTAAAACAGTCATCGAAGAGCGGAAAGAAGAATTGATCGTTCTCGCTGAAGCCCTGTTGAAGTACGAAACGATCGAGGGTAAGCATGTGGACGAAATCCTTACTTACGGCGAAATTCGCTCGGAAGTCGTTTCCTCCAAGACAGAGCTCGACGAAAGGTTGGAGCAGGAAAAAGCTAAGCTTGAACAGAAGAAAACAGCCGCAAAGGCCAAGGAAGACACCCCTCCGCCAGCCGTGGACGGGGCCCCTTCAATTGCTTAG